From a region of the Sesamum indicum cultivar Zhongzhi No. 13 linkage group LG3, S_indicum_v1.0, whole genome shotgun sequence genome:
- the LOC105158766 gene encoding tetrapyrrole-binding protein, chloroplastic-like, with protein MATNTFNSVYHNHHSLRRRHSIDCTPTSTTTNYPFFLKPTTSTAASHFLSHSAAFAVSSTTFSTSTTTNPSTSQNVSVELLRQHLSSKNFREADEETRRLLIVLAGEAAQKRGYVFFSEVKFISEDDLKTIDGLWREHSDNKFGYSVQKRIWNKVNKDFTKFFIKVGWMKKLESSEVEQYNYRSFPTEFTWEMEEGTPEGHLPLTNALRGTQLLNSILSHPAFEGDDEDEDKGKDGVTGAEERDSGIKPLTKRIFKTTYTF; from the coding sequence ATGGCCACCAATACTTTTAACTCTGTATACCACAACCACCATTCTCTCCGGCGTCGCCACTCCATAGACTGCACTcccacctccaccaccacaAACTACCCCTTCTTCCTCAAACCAACCACCTCTACCGCCGCCTCTCATTTTCTGTCCCACTCCGCTGCTTTCGCCGTCTCCTCCACCACCTTCTCCACTTCCACTACCACCAACCCCTCCACCTCCCAAAACGTTTCCGTCGAGCTCCTCCGCCAGCATTTGTCCTCCAAGAACTTCCGGGAGGCCGACGAGGAGACCCGCCGCCTTCTGATAGTCCTGGCAGGGGAAGCGGCGCAGAAGCGGGGCTACGTCTTCTTCTCGGAGGTGAAGTTCATCTCGGAAGATGACCTGAAAACCATAGATGGGCTGTGGAGAGAGCACAGCGATAACAAATTCGGGTACAGCGTACAGAAAAGGATTTGGAACAAAGTGAACAAAGATTTCACAAAGTTCTTCATCAAAGTCGGGTGGATGAAGAAGCTGGAGAGCTCCGAAGTTGAGCAGTACAATTACAGGTCTTTTCCCACAGAGTTCACGTGGGAAATGGAAGAGGGCACGCCGGAGGGTCACCTGCCATTGACGAATGCACTGAGAGGAACTCAGCTTCTCAACAGTATCCTCAGCCACCCAGCTTTTGAAGGAGATGATGAGGATGAAGACAAAGGTAAAGATGGGGTGACTGGAGCAGAAGAGAGAGATAGTGGGATTAAGCCATTGACCAAGAGAATCTTTAAAACCACCTACACATTCTGA
- the LOC105159000 gene encoding extensin-2-like, which produces MRVLGRSPAVKGHMLPHLIVVVLAVLATYNVVFADPYVYSSPPPPPYEYKSPPPPSPSPPPPYVYKSPPPPSPSPPPPYVYKSPPPPSPSPPPPYVYKSPPPPSPSPPPPYVYKSPPPPSPSPPPPYIYKSPPPPSPSPPPPYVYKSPPPPSPSPPPPYVYKSPPPPSPSPPPPYYYKSPPPPSPSPPPPYYYKSPPPPSPSPPPPYYYKSPPPPSPSPPPPYYYKSPPPPSPSPPPPYYYVSPPPPKKSPPPPPPYYYKSPPPPSPSPPPPYYYKSPPPPTKSPPPPYHYTSPPPPVKSPPPPYHYTSPPPPKKSPPPPYYYTSPPPPVKSPPPPYYYVSPPPPVKSPPVPYHPPHHPFVVKVVGKVYCYKCYDWMYPAKSHNKKHLKGAVVEVTCKVGEKEVVAYGKTKINGKYSIQVEGFDYGKYGAKACKAKLHAPPKGSMCNIATNLHWGKKGAGLKVKSKTKYEVVLYAEPFAYAPKSPYKECEKPKPSPTPYYYKSPPPPSPVYVYKSPPPPAPTYVYKSPPPPPYVYKSPPPPTPTYVYKSPPPPPYVYKSPPPPTPTYVYKSPPPPPYVYKSPPPPPPTYIYKSPPPPYYYKSPPPPSPSPPPPYYYKSPPPPSPSPPPPYYYKSPPPPSPSPPPPYYYKSPPPPSPSPPPPYYYKSPPPPSPSPPPPYYYKSPPPPSPSPPPPYYYKSPPPPSPSPPPPYYYKSPPPPSPSPPPPYYYKSPPPPSPSPPPPYYYKSPPPPSPSPPPPYYYKSPPPPSPSPPPPYHYSSPPPPSPSPPPPYHYSSPPPPSPSPPPPYHYTSPPPPSPSPPPPYVYKSPPPPSPSPPPPYHYSSPPPPSPSPPPPYHYSSPPPPPPSPPPPYHYTSPPPPSPSPPPPYVYKSPPPPSPSPPPPYHYVSPPPPVKSPPPPVYIYASPPPPTHY; this is translated from the exons ATGAGGGTTCTTGGCCGTAGCCCGGCCGTAAAGGGCCATATGCTGCCACATCTTATTGTGGTGGTATTGGCCGTTTTGGCAACGTATAATGTGGTCTTTGCTGACCCTTATGTTTACTCGtctccaccacctccacctTATGAGTATAAGTCTCCGCCCCCGCCTTCTCCTTCTCCGCCACCACCTTATGTGTATAAGTCTCCTCCACCACCTTCACCGTCTCCACCGCCACCTTACGTGTATAAATCACCGCCTCCGCCTTCTCCTTCCCCACCACCACCTTATGTGTATAAGTCTCCTCCACCGCCATCTCCTTCTCCGCCACCACCATATGTGTACAAGTCTCCACCCCCGCCATCACcttctccaccaccaccatacATTTATAAATCACCACCGCCACCTTCTCCTTCCCCACCACCGCCATATGTTTATaaatcaccaccaccaccttctCCTTCCCCACCACCACCCTATGTCTACAAGTCTCCTCCACCACCCTCTCcctcaccaccaccaccttacTACTATAAGTCTCCTCCACCACCTTCACCATCACCCCCACCACCATACTACTACAAGTCTCCTCCACCACCCTCTCCATCGCCACCACCACCTTACTACTACAAATCCCCACCACCTCCCTCGCCatctccaccaccaccttaCTATTACaaatcaccaccaccaccatcacccTCGCCACCTCCTCCATACTACTACGtctctccaccaccaccaaagAAATCCCCGCCACCTCCACCACCATACTACTACAAATCTCCACCCCCACCATCCCCTTCACCGCCACCTCCTTACTACTACAAGTCTCCACCACCTCCAACCAAGTCTCCACCTCCTCCATACCACTACacatcaccaccaccaccagttAAGTCTCCACCACCTCCTTACCACTACACTTCTCCTCCACCCCCAAAAAAGTCGCCTCCACCGCCATACTACTACACTTCCCCACCGCCACCCGTTAAGTCACCTCCTCCTCCGTATTACTACGtttctccaccaccaccagtgAAGTCTCCGCCGGTTCCTTACCACCCTCCACACCACCCATTCGTGGTTAAAGTGGTAGGAAAAGTATACTGTTACAAGTGCTATGATTGGATGTACCCAGCGAAATCCCACAACAAGAAACATCTCAAGG GTGCTGTTGTGGAGGTAACATGCAAGGTAGGTGAGAAAGAGGTTGTGGCATATGGCAAAACCAAGATCAATGGCAAATATAGCATTCAAGTTGAAGGATTTGATTATGGCAAATATGGAGCAAAGGCATGCAAGGCTAAGCTTCATGCACCTCCTAAGGGATCTATGTGCAACATTGCAACAAATCTGCATTGGGGAAAGAAGGGAGCTGGCCTCAAAGTGAAGTCTAAGACCAAATATGAAGTTGTTCTCTATGCGGAACCGTTTGCCTATGCACCCAAGAGTCCTTATAAGGAATGTGAGAAGCCCAAGCCGAGCCCCACGCCATACTATTACAAATCTCCACCACCTCCTTCTCCGGTTTATGTCTACAagtcaccaccaccaccagcacCAACTTATGTCTATAAATCACCACCGCCACCTCCGTATGTGTATAAATCTCCACCTCCTCCGACACCGACTTATGTCTATAAGtcaccaccacctcctccgTATGTGTACAAATCTCCACCTCCTCCTACACCAACTTATGTCTATAAGTCACCGCCACCTCCTCCTTATGTGTACAAGTCcccacctcctcctccaccgACCTACATATACAAGTCGCCGCCACCTCCATACTACTATAAGTCTCCACCTCCACCTTCTCCatctccaccaccaccttaCTACTACAAGTCCCCTCCACCACCTTCCCCATCACCTCCACCACCCTACTACTACAAATCTCCTCCACCACCATCGccatctcctcctcctccataCTATTACAAAtcgccaccaccaccatcccCATCTCCACCACCTCCTTACTACTACAAgtctccaccaccaccatcccCATCACCGCCACCTCCTTACTACTACAAgtctccaccaccaccatcgcCATCTCCTCCTCCACCATACTACTACaaatcaccaccaccaccttcaCCATCTCCACCACCTCCATACTACTACAAgtctccaccaccaccatcgcCATCTCCTCCTCCACCATACTACTACaaatcaccaccaccaccttcaCCGTCTCCACCACCTCCATACTACTACAAGTCTCCACCACCTCCATCTCCTTCACCCCCACCACCCTACTACTACAAATCTCCCCCACCACCATCAccatctcctcctcctccctaTCACTACAGCTCCCCACCACCACCGTCGCCATCTCCACCACCACCCTACCACTACAGCTCCCCACCACCACCGTCGCCATCTCCACCACCTCCCTACCACTACACctctccaccaccaccttcACCCTCACCGCCACCTCCCTATGTTTACAAGTCTCCACCACCCCCTTCACCATCACCTCCCCCTCCTTACCACTACAGCTCCCCACCACCACCCTCGCCATCTCCACCACCACCCTACCACTACAGctccccacccccaccaccaccatctccACCACCACCCTACCACTACACCTCTCCACCGCCACCTTCACCCTCACCGCCACCCCCTTACGTTTACAAGTCTCCACCACCCCCTTCACCATCACCTCCACCTCCATACCACTACGTATCACCTCCCCCACCCGTGAAGTCACCTCCACCACCAGTCTACATCTATGCTTCTCCACCTCCTCCAACCCATTATTAA